In Xylanibacter ruminicola 23, a single genomic region encodes these proteins:
- the tsaD gene encoding tRNA (adenosine(37)-N6)-threonylcarbamoyltransferase complex transferase subunit TsaD produces the protein MKDIYILGIESSCDDTSAAVLKNGILLSNVTASQAVHEAYGGVVPELASRAHQQNVVPVVDQAIKKAGITKEDLTAIAFTRGPGLMGSLLVGVSFAKGFARSLGIPMIDVNHLQGHVMAHFIKESEDDQHQPPLPFLCLLVSGGNSQIVKVNAYNDMEVLGQTIDDAAGEAIDKCSKVMGLGYPGGPIIDRLARQGNPKAYQFAEPNIPGLDYSFSGLKTSFLYSMQKWVTEDSDFIEKHKEDIAASLEWTIVDILMKKLKKAVKQTGIKHVAVAGGVSANNGLRNAFYDAEKRYGWTIYIPKFSYTTDNAAMIGIVGYYKYQDQQFCDISAPAFSKVTFK, from the coding sequence ATGAAGGATATATATATATTAGGTATAGAAAGCTCGTGTGATGATACTTCGGCAGCTGTACTGAAGAATGGTATTCTGCTGTCGAACGTTACGGCATCGCAGGCTGTACACGAGGCATACGGTGGCGTAGTGCCCGAATTGGCATCAAGAGCACACCAACAGAATGTGGTGCCTGTAGTTGATCAGGCCATCAAGAAAGCTGGTATTACCAAAGAGGATTTAACAGCGATTGCCTTTACCCGCGGTCCCGGACTGATGGGCTCGTTGCTGGTAGGCGTAAGCTTTGCCAAAGGTTTTGCCCGCTCGTTGGGTATCCCTATGATTGATGTAAACCATCTGCAGGGACACGTGATGGCACATTTTATCAAGGAGAGCGAGGACGATCAGCACCAGCCACCATTGCCATTCCTGTGCCTGTTGGTATCAGGTGGTAACTCGCAGATTGTAAAGGTGAACGCCTATAACGATATGGAGGTGCTTGGACAGACTATCGACGATGCTGCTGGTGAGGCTATCGATAAGTGCTCGAAGGTAATGGGACTGGGTTATCCCGGTGGTCCTATTATCGACCGATTGGCTCGTCAGGGAAATCCTAAGGCCTATCAGTTTGCCGAGCCTAATATCCCTGGTCTCGATTATAGTTTCTCGGGCTTGAAGACCTCGTTCCTGTATTCGATGCAGAAGTGGGTGACCGAGGATTCCGACTTTATCGAGAAGCACAAGGAAGATATCGCTGCCTCGCTGGAGTGGACGATTGTTGATATCCTGATGAAGAAGCTGAAGAAGGCTGTGAAGCAGACAGGTATCAAGCACGTGGCTGTGGCTGGTGGTGTGAGTGCCAATAACGGCTTGCGCAATGCGTTCTACGATGCCGAGAAGCGTTATGGCTGGACGATTTATATCCCCAAGTTCAGTTATACCACCGATAATGCGGCCATGATTGGTATCGTGGGCTATTATAAGTACCAGGATCAGCAGTTCTGCGACATCAGCGCCCCCGCATTCAGTAAAGTAACGTTTAAGTAG
- a CDS encoding CinA family protein encodes MDFESKITSREVSEILWETEKTVSTAESCTGGRIAEAIIAVPGASKYFKGGIISYINEVKENLLGVDHQLLEEKTAVCEEVAIAMVKGACKALNTDYAIAATGFAGPTGGTKEIPVGTIWLACGRPEKVVTMKLEEDYGRDINLAIATNRAMEMFLGFLKEEDAPRPTREG; translated from the coding sequence ATGGATTTTGAAAGTAAGATAACAAGTAGAGAGGTAAGTGAAATCCTCTGGGAGACCGAGAAGACAGTAAGTACTGCCGAGAGTTGCACTGGTGGCCGTATAGCTGAGGCTATTATTGCAGTACCTGGCGCATCAAAGTATTTCAAGGGTGGTATTATCTCATATATCAACGAGGTTAAGGAGAATCTGCTGGGTGTTGACCATCAGTTGCTCGAAGAGAAAACCGCTGTGTGTGAGGAGGTTGCGATAGCTATGGTAAAGGGAGCGTGTAAGGCGCTGAATACTGATTATGCAATTGCTGCTACCGGTTTTGCTGGTCCTACCGGCGGTACCAAGGAGATTCCTGTTGGCACCATCTGGTTGGCATGCGGACGTCCCGAAAAAGTGGTAACCATGAAGCTCGAAGAAGACTATGGTCGCGACATCAATCTGGCCATCGCCACCAATCGTGCTATGGAGATGTTTTTGGGCTTTTTGAAGGAGGAAGATGCCCCTAGACCCACGCGAGAAGGTTAA
- the rpmB gene encoding 50S ribosomal protein L28 → MSKICQITGKKAQIGCNVSHSKHRTKRSFDVNLFSKKFYYVEEGCWIQLKISAAGLRMINKVGLDAALKQAVAKGFVDWKDIKVIGD, encoded by the coding sequence ATGTCTAAGATTTGTCAAATTACAGGAAAGAAGGCACAGATAGGTTGCAATGTGTCTCACTCAAAGCACCGTACAAAGAGAAGCTTTGACGTTAACCTTTTCAGCAAGAAATTCTACTACGTAGAGGAGGGTTGCTGGATTCAGTTGAAGATTAGCGCTGCTGGTCTTCGTATGATCAATAAAGTAGGTCTGGATGCTGCCTTGAAGCAGGCTGTTGCCAAAGGATTTGTAGACTGGAAGGACATTAAAGTGATAGGAGATTAA
- the rpmG gene encoding 50S ribosomal protein L33 produces the protein MAGKKAKGNRVQVILECTEHKNSGMPGTSRYVTTKNRKNTPERMELMKYNPILKKMTLHKEIK, from the coding sequence ATGGCAGGAAAGAAAGCTAAAGGTAATCGCGTTCAGGTTATCCTGGAGTGCACAGAGCACAAGAATAGTGGTATGCCCGGTACTAGCCGTTACGTAACCACCAAGAATCGTAAGAATACGCCAGAGCGTATGGAGCTTATGAAGTATAACCCAATCCTGAAGAAGATGACTCTTCACAAGGAGATTAAATAA
- a CDS encoding DUF4295 domain-containing protein codes for MAKKTVATLHEGSKDGRAYTKVIKMVKSPKTGAYIFDEQMVPNEAVKDFFKN; via the coding sequence ATGGCAAAGAAAACCGTCGCTACCCTCCACGAAGGCTCAAAGGATGGTCGCGCTTACACAAAGGTAATCAAGATGGTTAAGAGCCCTAAGACTGGTGCTTACATCTTCGACGAGCAGATGGTTCCCAACGAGGCCGTTAAGGACTTTTTCAAGAACTAA
- the ftsY gene encoding signal recognition particle-docking protein FtsY: MGLFGFFSKDKKETLDKGLEKTKTSVFDKLTRAVAGKSKVDDDVLDNLEEVLITSDVGVDTTLKIIQRIEERVARDKYVSTSELNRILREEIAELLAENNSDDNDNWDLPADHKPYVILVVGVNGVGKTTTIGKLAWQFKQAGKKVYLGAADTFRAAAVEQLCIWGERVGVPVIKQQMGSDPASVAFDTLQSAKANGADVVLIDTAGRLHNKVGLMNELKKIKDVMKKVLPEAPDEVMLVLDGSTGQNAFEQAKQFAAVTQITSLAITKLDGTAKGGVVIGISDQLKVPVKYIGLGEGMTDLQLFNKRQFVDSLFNE, translated from the coding sequence ATGGGATTATTTGGATTTTTTAGTAAGGATAAGAAAGAGACACTCGATAAGGGTTTGGAGAAAACCAAAACGAGTGTGTTCGATAAACTGACTCGTGCCGTAGCCGGTAAGTCGAAGGTTGATGATGATGTATTGGATAATCTTGAAGAGGTACTCATCACTAGCGATGTGGGTGTAGATACCACATTGAAGATTATTCAGCGCATCGAGGAGCGTGTGGCTCGCGATAAATATGTCAGCACTTCTGAACTTAACCGCATTCTCCGTGAGGAGATAGCCGAGCTGCTGGCCGAGAATAATTCGGATGATAATGATAATTGGGATTTGCCCGCCGATCATAAGCCCTACGTTATTCTGGTGGTAGGTGTGAACGGCGTTGGTAAAACCACAACCATAGGTAAGCTGGCTTGGCAGTTCAAGCAGGCCGGCAAGAAGGTTTACTTAGGTGCTGCTGATACATTCCGCGCAGCTGCCGTTGAGCAGTTGTGTATCTGGGGCGAGCGTGTAGGTGTGCCTGTTATCAAGCAGCAGATGGGTAGCGATCCCGCCAGTGTGGCATTCGATACCCTGCAGAGTGCCAAGGCTAATGGTGCCGATGTGGTATTGATTGATACCGCAGGCCGTCTGCACAATAAGGTAGGCTTGATGAACGAGCTGAAGAAGATTAAGGATGTGATGAAGAAGGTACTGCCCGAGGCACCCGACGAGGTGATGCTGGTGCTGGATGGCTCTACCGGTCAGAATGCCTTCGAACAGGCTAAGCAGTTTGCTGCTGTTACACAGATTACCTCGCTGGCTATCACCAAGCTTGATGGTACAGCCAAGGGTGGTGTGGTAATTGGTATTTCTGATCAGTTGAAGGTACCTGTAAAATATATCGGACTGGGCGAGGGTATGACCGACCTCCAGCTGTTTAATAAACGTCAGTTTGTAGATTCGCTGTTCAATGAGTAA
- the rimO gene encoding 30S ribosomal protein S12 methylthiotransferase RimO, whose translation MSKTIDIISLGCSKNLVDSETLMGLMEANGYQCTHDSDDPQGEIVVVNTCGFINDAKEESINTILEFAQAKTEGRIEKLFVMGCLSERYLADLEKEIPEVDGWYGKFNYKKLLKDLNGEEYNACEGKRHITTPRHYAYIKISEGCDRHCAYCAIPLITGKHQSRPMQEILDEVRYLVSQGTKEFNVIAQELTYYGVDLDGKQHIAELIEQMADIPGVEWIRLHYAYPTHFPWDLLRVIREKQNVCKYLDIALQHVSDNMLSRMRRHVTKDETYELVRRMREEVPGIHIRTTLMVGFPGETDEDFEELKAFVKWARFERMGAFSYSEEEGTYSADNFEDDVPEDVKQSRLDKIMRIQQNISAELEAEKVGKVFKVIIDRREGDYYIGRTEFCSPEVDPEVLIPAAEAKLTIGNFYDVLITDSEEFDLYGTTIIKTYEQ comes from the coding sequence ATGAGTAAGACGATAGATATCATTTCACTGGGCTGCTCAAAGAATCTGGTTGATAGCGAGACTCTGATGGGCTTGATGGAGGCCAATGGCTATCAGTGTACACACGATAGCGACGACCCTCAGGGTGAAATCGTAGTGGTAAACACTTGCGGCTTTATCAACGATGCCAAGGAAGAGAGTATCAACACCATCCTGGAGTTTGCTCAGGCCAAGACCGAAGGTCGTATCGAGAAGCTCTTTGTGATGGGCTGTCTCTCTGAGCGCTATCTGGCCGACTTGGAAAAAGAGATTCCCGAGGTTGACGGCTGGTACGGCAAATTTAATTATAAGAAGCTTTTGAAAGACCTGAATGGCGAGGAGTATAACGCTTGCGAAGGTAAGCGCCATATCACTACGCCACGTCATTATGCATATATCAAGATTAGCGAGGGTTGCGATCGCCATTGTGCTTATTGCGCCATTCCGCTGATTACAGGTAAGCATCAGAGTCGCCCCATGCAGGAAATCCTGGATGAGGTGCGTTATCTGGTTAGTCAGGGCACCAAGGAGTTTAATGTCATTGCCCAGGAGCTGACCTATTACGGTGTGGATCTGGATGGCAAGCAGCATATCGCTGAGCTCATCGAGCAGATGGCTGATATCCCTGGTGTAGAATGGATTCGCTTGCATTATGCTTATCCCACACACTTTCCTTGGGATCTGCTGCGCGTGATTCGCGAAAAGCAGAACGTATGTAAGTATCTCGATATCGCACTCCAGCATGTATCAGATAACATGCTGAGCCGTATGCGTCGCCATGTGACTAAGGATGAGACTTATGAGCTGGTTCGTCGTATGCGCGAAGAGGTGCCCGGCATTCATATCCGTACCACCCTGATGGTTGGTTTCCCAGGCGAGACCGACGAGGATTTCGAGGAACTCAAGGCCTTTGTAAAGTGGGCTCGTTTCGAGCGTATGGGTGCTTTCTCATATTCAGAAGAAGAAGGAACCTATTCGGCTGACAACTTCGAGGACGATGTGCCTGAGGATGTAAAGCAGAGCCGATTGGATAAGATTATGCGTATCCAGCAGAATATCAGCGCCGAACTCGAGGCTGAGAAAGTTGGAAAGGTATTCAAGGTGATTATCGACCGACGTGAGGGTGATTATTATATCGGTCGTACCGAGTTCTGTTCGCCAGAAGTTGACCCTGAGGTGCTGATACCAGCAGCTGAGGCAAAACTTACCATCGGCAACTTCTATGATGTATTGATTACAGATTCGGAAGAATTTGATTTATATGGAACCACAATCATTAAAACATATGAACAATAA
- a CDS encoding HU family DNA-binding protein, whose translation MNNKDFITELAQRTGYSADETQQFVNCVVEAMGDHFQDDDSVLIPTFGTFEVKKKMERIMVNPSTGQRMLVPPKLVLTFKPNVSWKERVKNGGAE comes from the coding sequence ATGAACAATAAAGACTTTATCACAGAATTGGCGCAACGCACGGGTTATTCGGCTGATGAAACCCAGCAGTTTGTGAATTGTGTAGTTGAGGCGATGGGCGACCATTTTCAGGACGACGACTCAGTGCTGATTCCTACATTCGGTACATTCGAAGTTAAGAAGAAGATGGAGCGCATCATGGTAAATCCTTCTACAGGACAGCGCATGCTGGTGCCACCAAAACTGGTGCTTACATTTAAGCCAAATGTAAGTTGGAAAGAACGTGTAAAGAATGGAGGAGCTGAGTGA
- a CDS encoding HU family DNA-binding protein yields MGKISIQELANVLVERRKMNRRDASLFVSAMFDIVQQRLETDKLVKVKGLGTFKIIDVEDRESVNVNTGERVLIEGHGKITFVPDALLKELVNKPFAQFETVVLNDGVDFDDVDTTTTDAPEPEVDAEPIVEPEPEPVVEPEPEPIVEPEPTPVVAPEPEPAPVVEPEPVVTPEPESVVVPDDDHAAMPLVDFGGNEEPEPIVAPEPVVVPESEPVAEPVEEMMSLDDEFDDDIDDELEEELKLGMTIRPETTVRPKEEPKVLEDIADEDIPEWVIEPYVASPAEEPKAEPEPVVEPEPVVAPEPEPIPEPEPVVIPEPEPVVVPEPEPFVAPEPVVETPRPAANSNLQSILSSFQTIKKPAPAPEPIPEPEPAPVVAPEPEPVVIPEPAPVVEPVYSPEPEPVVAPEPVYAPEPEPVYAPEPEPVKPVVTQLSDETRITEESLRDMLEDDPEPVVIPERTHVAEPRTNRSG; encoded by the coding sequence ATGGGAAAGATTTCGATACAAGAATTAGCCAATGTGCTGGTTGAGCGCAGAAAGATGAACAGACGCGATGCAAGTTTGTTTGTAAGTGCTATGTTCGATATCGTACAGCAGCGACTTGAAACCGATAAGCTGGTTAAAGTCAAAGGTCTGGGTACGTTCAAGATTATTGATGTTGAAGATCGCGAAAGCGTAAACGTAAATACAGGCGAGCGTGTGCTGATCGAGGGTCACGGTAAAATTACCTTTGTGCCCGATGCCCTGCTGAAGGAACTGGTAAACAAGCCATTTGCCCAGTTCGAGACGGTAGTGCTGAACGATGGTGTGGATTTCGACGATGTTGATACCACAACCACCGATGCACCCGAGCCCGAAGTTGATGCTGAGCCCATCGTTGAGCCAGAACCAGAGCCTGTGGTAGAGCCCGAACCCGAACCAATTGTTGAACCAGAGCCAACTCCAGTAGTTGCTCCCGAACCAGAGCCCGCTCCTGTGGTTGAGCCTGAACCAGTTGTAACTCCTGAGCCCGAGTCAGTTGTGGTTCCCGACGATGATCATGCAGCTATGCCATTGGTTGACTTTGGTGGCAACGAGGAGCCCGAACCAATTGTTGCTCCAGAGCCAGTTGTGGTTCCTGAGTCAGAGCCCGTAGCCGAGCCTGTAGAAGAAATGATGTCACTTGATGATGAGTTCGATGACGATATCGATGATGAACTCGAGGAGGAGCTGAAGTTAGGTATGACTATTCGTCCTGAGACAACAGTTCGCCCAAAGGAAGAACCAAAAGTTCTGGAAGATATCGCCGATGAAGATATTCCTGAGTGGGTTATCGAACCTTATGTTGCTTCGCCCGCCGAAGAACCCAAGGCTGAACCCGAGCCCGTTGTAGAACCCGAGCCTGTGGTTGCTCCAGAGCCCGAGCCAATTCCTGAGCCCGAGCCTGTAGTAATACCTGAGCCAGAGCCTGTGGTTGTTCCCGAGCCAGAGCCCTTTGTAGCTCCTGAGCCGGTGGTTGAAACACCACGGCCTGCTGCAAATTCTAATCTGCAGTCGATCCTGAGTTCGTTCCAGACCATCAAGAAACCAGCTCCTGCACCCGAGCCAATCCCTGAGCCCGAGCCAGCTCCAGTAGTAGCACCCGAGCCCGAGCCTGTGGTAATCCCCGAGCCAGCACCTGTTGTTGAGCCCGTTTATAGCCCAGAGCCCGAACCTGTTGTTGCACCAGAACCGGTATACGCTCCCGAGCCTGAACCCGTTTATGCTCCTGAGCCAGAGCCCGTTAAGCCAGTTGTAACACAGCTTTCTGACGAGACAAGAATTACCGAAGAGTCGCTGCGTGATATGCTTGAGGATGATCCCGAGCCCGTAGTGATTCCTGAGCGCACACATGTGGCTGAGCCCCGAACCAATCGTTCAGGGTGA
- a CDS encoding LysM peptidoglycan-binding domain-containing protein: protein MWLSPEPIVQGEPASVVEEHKMTADEELAAAFKRMGVTDEVVSEPAPKKVVEEEEPENEEPEYEFETARPRKSAGKWVLALLACIIGLGCGYLLGNHYPYANFLPDESSETVIHVQKETAPEPQAAPDIEAVVDEAPAEPTASEADTKAAEAKAAEEAKAAEAKGKADAEAKAKADAEAKAKADAEAKAKAKAEAEAKAKQEAEAKNSIADKYNAMDVRVRLGAYRIVGTDRTVKVKEGDNLVKISRRVLGPDMECYLEVYNNIKASTPLKVGQEIKIPKLQLKKKKKAATAN from the coding sequence ATGTGGCTGAGCCCCGAACCAATCGTTCAGGGTGAGCCCGCTTCTGTAGTTGAGGAGCACAAGATGACTGCCGACGAAGAGCTTGCTGCAGCTTTTAAGAGAATGGGTGTTACAGACGAGGTTGTTTCTGAGCCTGCACCTAAGAAGGTGGTAGAGGAGGAAGAGCCAGAGAACGAGGAGCCCGAATATGAGTTTGAGACAGCCCGTCCACGCAAGTCGGCTGGTAAATGGGTACTGGCCTTGCTGGCATGTATCATTGGTTTAGGTTGTGGCTATCTGTTGGGTAACCATTATCCATACGCCAACTTCCTGCCTGATGAGAGCAGTGAGACTGTGATCCACGTTCAGAAGGAAACCGCTCCCGAGCCACAGGCTGCTCCTGATATTGAAGCTGTAGTGGACGAGGCCCCAGCTGAGCCGACTGCTAGCGAGGCTGATACCAAAGCTGCTGAAGCAAAGGCTGCCGAGGAAGCTAAGGCTGCAGAGGCTAAAGGCAAAGCAGATGCCGAAGCAAAAGCCAAGGCCGACGCTGAAGCAAAAGCCAAGGCCGACGCTGAAGCAAAAGCCAAAGCTAAGGCAGAGGCAGAAGCCAAGGCAAAGCAAGAGGCCGAGGCCAAAAATTCTATTGCCGATAAGTACAACGCGATGGACGTAAGAGTACGCTTGGGTGCCTATCGTATTGTAGGTACCGACCGCACGGTAAAGGTGAAGGAAGGCGACAATCTTGTAAAGATTTCACGCCGTGTTCTGGGACCCGATATGGAGTGTTATCTCGAGGTATATAACAACATCAAAGCCTCTACACCACTCAAGGTTGGCCAGGAAATTAAAATTCCAAAATTGCAGTTGAAGAAGAAAAAGAAGGCCGCAACAGCCAACTAA
- a CDS encoding AAA family ATPase yields the protein MAEAIDIRELNIRIEQQSAFVTNLVSGMDRVIVGQKHLIDSLLIGLLSDGHILLEGVPGLAKTLAIKTLSQLIDSDYSRIQFTPDLLPADVIGTMIYSQKDEKFQVKQGPVFANFVLADEINRAPAKVQSALLEAMQEKQVTIGSQTFKLPNPFLVMATQNPIEQEGTYPLPEAQVDRFMLKVVIDYPTLEEEKKIIRENITGEMPTVTPVTTAEEILKARSVVREVYIDEKIEQYIADIVFATRYPERYGLKDLKDMISFGGSPRASINLAKAARAYAFIKRRGYVVPEDVRAVAHDVLRHRIGLTYEAEASNITSEEIVSKIINKVEVP from the coding sequence ATGGCAGAAGCTATTGATATCCGAGAGTTAAATATTCGGATTGAACAACAAAGCGCATTTGTAACAAATCTTGTGAGTGGAATGGACCGCGTAATCGTTGGTCAGAAACATCTAATCGACTCGCTTTTGATAGGTTTGTTGAGTGATGGACATATTTTGCTGGAAGGTGTGCCAGGTTTGGCTAAGACATTGGCCATTAAGACCCTTTCGCAGTTAATCGATTCAGATTACAGCCGTATTCAGTTTACCCCCGACTTGCTCCCTGCTGACGTGATAGGTACTATGATCTACTCGCAGAAGGACGAGAAGTTCCAGGTAAAGCAGGGCCCCGTATTTGCCAACTTCGTGCTGGCCGATGAAATTAACCGTGCCCCAGCAAAGGTGCAGAGTGCACTGCTCGAGGCCATGCAGGAAAAGCAGGTTACTATCGGTAGTCAGACCTTTAAGTTGCCTAACCCATTCCTGGTAATGGCTACTCAGAACCCTATCGAGCAGGAGGGTACCTACCCACTGCCTGAGGCACAGGTCGACCGTTTCATGCTCAAGGTGGTTATCGATTATCCTACACTCGAAGAGGAGAAGAAGATTATCCGCGAGAATATCACAGGCGAGATGCCTACCGTTACCCCTGTAACTACAGCCGAGGAGATTCTGAAGGCTCGCAGCGTGGTTCGCGAGGTTTATATCGACGAGAAGATCGAGCAGTATATTGCTGATATCGTGTTCGCCACCCGTTATCCCGAGCGTTATGGCTTGAAGGATCTCAAGGACATGATTTCGTTTGGTGGTTCGCCTCGTGCCAGCATCAATCTGGCTAAGGCTGCTCGCGCTTATGCTTTCATTAAGCGTCGTGGCTATGTTGTTCCCGAGGATGTTCGTGCTGTGGCTCACGATGTATTGCGCCACCGTATTGGACTTACCTACGAGGCCGAGGCCAGCAATATTACCAGCGAGGAGATTGTTTCAAAGATTATCAATAAGGTTGAAGTGCCTTAA
- a CDS encoding DUF58 domain-containing protein — translation METSEIIKKVRKIEIKTRGLSSNIFAGQYHSAFKGRGMAFSEVREYQFGDDVRDIDWNVTARFHRPYVKVFEEERELTVMLLIDVSGSLDFGTQKQMKRDMVTEIAATLAFSAIQNNDKIGVIFFSDKIEKYIPPKKGRKHILYIIREMLDFKPESTRTDIKQAIEFLSSVQKRRTTAFILSDFYVRSNFQQSLQIANRKHDVVAIQVYDQRARELPDVGLMKVVDAETGYEQYVDTSSKKLRQAYQKYWLTRQAQLQETFNKSNVDNVSIATNDDFVKSLLLLFKQRS, via the coding sequence GTGGAAACTTCTGAAATAATAAAGAAAGTCCGTAAGATCGAGATCAAGACCCGTGGCTTGAGCTCAAACATCTTTGCAGGTCAGTACCACTCTGCCTTTAAGGGTAGGGGTATGGCCTTTAGCGAGGTGCGCGAGTATCAGTTCGGTGATGATGTGCGAGATATCGACTGGAATGTGACTGCTCGTTTCCATCGTCCTTATGTAAAGGTGTTCGAAGAGGAGCGCGAGCTGACGGTGATGCTGTTGATCGACGTCAGCGGTTCGCTTGATTTCGGCACCCAGAAGCAGATGAAGCGCGATATGGTGACCGAGATTGCTGCCACCCTTGCCTTCAGTGCTATTCAGAACAACGATAAGATTGGTGTGATCTTCTTCTCGGATAAGATCGAGAAGTACATCCCGCCCAAGAAAGGCCGCAAGCATATCTTGTACATTATCCGTGAGATGCTCGACTTTAAGCCCGAGTCAACACGTACGGATATCAAGCAGGCCATCGAGTTCTTGTCGAGTGTCCAGAAACGTCGTACCACAGCCTTTATCCTGAGCGACTTCTATGTGCGTAGCAATTTCCAGCAGTCGTTGCAGATTGCCAATCGCAAGCACGATGTGGTAGCCATCCAGGTGTACGACCAGCGTGCACGCGAGTTGCCCGATGTGGGATTGATGAAGGTTGTAGATGCCGAAACTGGCTACGAGCAGTATGTGGATACAAGTTCCAAGAAACTGCGTCAGGCTTACCAGAAGTACTGGTTAACCCGCCAGGCCCAGTTGCAGGAAACTTTTAATAAGAGCAATGTAGACAATGTGAGCATAGCCACTAACGACGACTTTGTGAAATCGTTGCTACTGCTATTTAAACAACGTAGTTAA
- a CDS encoding BatD family protein: MKRIFLLISLIANSLLISAQVSVEAEIDSIQIFVGQQTHLRLTTNVQPSQKVEFPQFQPTQMITPGVEVLKCEEQKQDIGDGFEARTMVYTLTSFDDTLYYLPPLTVKVDGKQYKSKSLALKVLTIDVDTTKVDQFFGPKDVQDNPFLWSEWSLPFWLSVLMLVLLALCYYLYLRLRDNKPIITHIRIVKRLLPHQKAMQEIEQIKADKMVASENSKEYYTKLTDTLRKYIEERYGFNAMEMTSSEIIERLTASQDQKALDELRELFMTADLVKFAKYSTLINENDKNLVSAIDFINQTKLENQPVEEKVKPQLSEEDQRTQKSRRLLKTVITLISVVCAGLFGFVAYTLYQLLN, translated from the coding sequence ATGAAACGTATTTTTCTTCTTATATCGCTGATAGCCAATTCGCTGCTGATTTCGGCACAAGTATCTGTCGAGGCTGAGATTGACTCGATTCAGATCTTTGTTGGTCAGCAGACTCACCTGCGACTCACTACCAATGTGCAGCCCAGTCAGAAGGTTGAGTTCCCGCAGTTTCAGCCCACACAGATGATTACACCTGGTGTTGAGGTGCTGAAGTGCGAGGAGCAGAAGCAGGATATCGGTGATGGATTCGAAGCCCGCACGATGGTGTACACACTCACCTCGTTCGACGATACCCTTTATTATCTGCCACCACTTACCGTTAAGGTGGATGGTAAGCAGTATAAGAGTAAGAGTCTGGCCCTGAAGGTGCTCACCATCGATGTGGATACCACCAAGGTCGATCAGTTCTTTGGTCCTAAGGATGTGCAGGACAACCCGTTCCTTTGGAGCGAGTGGAGCTTGCCATTCTGGTTGAGTGTGCTCATGCTGGTACTGTTGGCTTTGTGCTACTATCTGTACTTGCGTTTGCGCGACAACAAGCCCATCATCACTCATATCCGCATTGTTAAGCGCCTGCTGCCACATCAGAAGGCCATGCAGGAGATTGAGCAGATTAAGGCCGATAAGATGGTGGCTTCGGAGAACTCGAAGGAGTACTACACCAAGCTTACCGATACCCTGCGTAAATATATCGAGGAGCGTTACGGATTCAATGCGATGGAGATGACCAGTAGCGAGATTATCGAACGCCTCACCGCCTCGCAGGATCAGAAGGCACTCGACGAGTTGCGCGAGCTGTTTATGACTGCCGACCTGGTTAAGTTCGCCAAGTATTCTACACTTATCAACGAGAACGATAAGAATCTGGTGAGCGCCATCGACTTCATTAATCAGACCAAGCTCGAGAATCAGCCTGTAGAAGAAAAGGTTAAACCACAGCTCTCTGAGGAGGATCAGCGTACACAGAAGTCGCGCCGCCTGCTCAAAACCGTCATCACCCTTATCTCGGTGGTATGCGCCGGTCTGTTCGGCTTTGTGGCTTACACCCTTTATCAGTTATTGAATTAA